CTTATGGCCAAAGAGAATTCAGGCAAAGAAAAAACAAACAAACTGTTTTACAAGTCAATAAGGTTATTTTCCTTTACAATTTCCTTTCTCAGCATATTCAATGCTGTAAGTGAAGTTTTCAAAATGTTTCTCTCCCTGTTTTCCCCAAAAAGAAATTTCATGCTTATTGTATTTTTGGGAGAAGAAATTGCAATCCACACCGTACCAACAGGCTTTTCAGCAGTGCCTCCTAAGGGGCCGGCTATTCCGGTAACAGCAATGGCATAATCAGAATTGAATTTAATTTTGCATGCAATAGCCATTTCTTCGGCCACTTCCCTGCTCACTGCTCCATTTTGATTGATTGTTTCATTTTCAATGCCAAGTTCATTAATTTTAACCTGATTTGAATATGCAACAATAGATCCAATGAAATAATTTGAGCTTCCTGAAATAGAGGTTATAAGATGTGAAATATATCCTCCACTACAGCTTTCCGCAGTTGATACTGTTTTTTTACTTTCAGTTAATAAATTTCCAACAATTTCCTGCAGGGTTTCTCCATTATAGCCACAAATCCATTCGGGTATTAATTGGGTAAGCTGATTCGAATAATTTTTTATCGTTTCTTTAAGAACAATTTCATTATCACCCACAGATGAAAGTCTTAAACGCACACTACCCGGGGATGGCAAATAAGCCAGTTTTACATGTTCTGGCAAATTAAGCTCCCATTTTTCAATTGCTTGTGCAAGAACTGATTCACTTACTCCCTGTGTTAATATGGTTTTATGAATTACAAATGGAGCTTTGAATTTTTTTATTACCCTTGGAAGCACTTCATTTGTGAGTAAATATTTCATTTCATAAGGCACTCCCGGAAGCGAAAAAATCATTTTACCATTCTTTTCGAATAACATACCGAAAGCAGTTCCCTCGAGGTTCCTTAAAGGTGTGCAGGCTTCGGGAAGTTCTGCTTGTTTTCTGTTTTCTGAAGTAATTTCAATATTTCTGGAAGTGAAAATCCGTTCAATATTTTTATAGGCCTGTTCATTAAAAATTAACCTGGTTTTGAAATATTCACAAAGTGCAAGTTTTGTTTTATCATCACGTGTTGGTCCTAACCCTCCTGTAATAAGAATTAAATCAGCTCTTTTTTGAGCATTTTCAAGTGATTCAAGAATATGATCCTTCTCATCAGAAACAGAAGTTATTTGTTTAACCCTAAACCCGATTAAATTTAATTCAGCTGCAATCCAGGCCGAATTGGTATCTATTACCTGTCCTATTAGGAT
This portion of the Bacteroidota bacterium genome encodes:
- a CDS encoding competence/damage-inducible protein A, yielding MFAEIITIGDEILIGQVIDTNSAWIAAELNLIGFRVKQITSVSDEKDHILESLENAQKRADLILITGGLGPTRDDKTKLALCEYFKTRLIFNEQAYKNIERIFTSRNIEITSENRKQAELPEACTPLRNLEGTAFGMLFEKNGKMIFSLPGVPYEMKYLLTNEVLPRVIKKFKAPFVIHKTILTQGVSESVLAQAIEKWELNLPEHVKLAYLPSPGSVRLRLSSVGDNEIVLKETIKNYSNQLTQLIPEWICGYNGETLQEIVGNLLTESKKTVSTAESCSGGYISHLITSISGSSNYFIGSIVAYSNQVKINELGIENETINQNGAVSREVAEEMAIACKIKFNSDYAIAVTGIAGPLGGTAEKPVGTVWIAISSPKNTISMKFLFGENRERNILKTSLTALNMLRKEIVKENNLIDL